Proteins encoded within one genomic window of Chitinophaga parva:
- a CDS encoding acyltransferase family protein has protein sequence MTTFKPAPLRHLHGLDHLRAFAITFVFLYHYGRIFPHPAWTNTISAFGWTGVDLFFVLSGYLIASQLFAGIAAGKGVDFPTFFIKRVFRILPAYLLTLGVYVALPSFREREALAPLWKYLTFTQNLGLDLRTQGTFSHAWSLCIEEQFYLVLPLVLIALLAMKQLRKGAWLLAFLFAGGFVLRAFCWDHFVAPFQGEDDAWVRWYTWLYYPTFCRLDGLLVGVSVAALFRFKPAVKARLQPHGNLLLLAGIAVLTAAYFTCADPESYAASVAGFPLTDLGYGSIVMGAVCQGSILDKYRTGITVRLATWSYVLYLTHKIVIHVTQNGLRAWGWDLESNATFAVCTVACLVVAWLLNRLLEKPFLRLRNRVLQKRKQPMPAAVTV, from the coding sequence ATGACAACCTTCAAACCCGCTCCCCTCCGGCATTTGCACGGGCTGGACCACCTGCGCGCTTTTGCCATCACCTTTGTATTCCTTTATCACTACGGGCGCATTTTCCCACACCCGGCGTGGACCAACACCATCAGCGCTTTTGGGTGGACCGGCGTGGACCTCTTTTTTGTGCTCAGCGGGTACCTCATTGCCTCGCAGCTCTTTGCCGGCATTGCCGCCGGCAAAGGCGTGGATTTTCCCACTTTCTTTATCAAACGCGTATTCCGCATCCTGCCGGCTTACCTGCTCACACTGGGCGTGTACGTGGCGCTGCCCTCCTTCCGGGAGCGGGAAGCCCTGGCTCCGCTGTGGAAATACCTCACCTTTACCCAGAACCTGGGCCTGGACCTGCGCACGCAAGGCACCTTCTCCCACGCCTGGTCACTGTGTATTGAAGAACAGTTTTACCTGGTGCTGCCACTGGTGCTGATAGCGCTACTGGCCATGAAGCAACTCCGCAAAGGCGCATGGTTGCTGGCGTTCCTGTTTGCGGGCGGCTTTGTGCTGCGGGCCTTTTGCTGGGATCATTTTGTGGCGCCTTTCCAAGGGGAAGATGATGCATGGGTGCGTTGGTACACCTGGTTGTACTACCCTACTTTTTGCCGGCTGGATGGCTTGCTCGTGGGCGTATCCGTCGCAGCGCTCTTCCGGTTTAAACCCGCTGTGAAAGCGCGCTTGCAGCCGCATGGCAACCTGCTGCTGCTGGCCGGCATAGCCGTGCTCACGGCAGCTTACTTTACCTGTGCAGACCCGGAAAGTTATGCGGCGTCCGTGGCGGGGTTCCCGCTTACAGACCTGGGTTATGGATCGATCGTCATGGGGGCGGTGTGCCAGGGTTCCATCCTGGATAAATATCGTACGGGCATTACCGTTAGGCTGGCCACCTGGTCTTACGTACTGTACCTCACGCATAAGATCGTGATCCATGTTACCCAAAACGGGCTCCGCGCCTGGGGATGGGACCTGGAGAGCAACGCCACCTTTGCCGTATGTACCGTGGCGTGCCTGGTGGTGGCATGGCTGCTGAATAGGTTGCTGGAAAAACCTTTCCTGCGCCTGCGCAACCGGGTGCTGCAGAAAAGGAAGCAACCGATGCCGGCTGCCGTGACGGTATAG
- a CDS encoding heme-binding domain-containing protein, which translates to MTTPRKRWPMVALILLIGLGILQFFHPETEAAPVTGEIQAPPAVKEILVRACYDCHSNQGQLKWFDKMAPASWLVARHIRDGRAMLNFSTWDSLAPAAQSAALYTSINQVLFGVMPRADYLLLHRDARLSATDIATLRDWVNTFKAHPKKDTGQVPATIAEHAASVADAPNGIAYLKGWDQWQVVSTTDRFDNGTLRVIYGNDIAVKAIQQKKIHPWPDGAVFAKAAWWAVRDSLGRVRPGDFFQVEFMIKDQQKYARTEGWGWARWRGLQPKPYGKNALFTTECTTCHAPLKNNDFLFTQPLALNAH; encoded by the coding sequence ATGACCACACCACGCAAACGCTGGCCCATGGTAGCTTTGATACTACTCATTGGCCTGGGCATCCTGCAATTCTTCCATCCCGAAACGGAAGCCGCCCCCGTTACCGGCGAGATCCAGGCACCGCCTGCTGTAAAAGAGATCCTGGTAAGGGCCTGCTACGACTGCCATTCCAACCAGGGGCAATTAAAATGGTTCGACAAAATGGCGCCGGCCAGTTGGCTGGTGGCCCGCCACATCCGCGATGGCAGGGCGATGCTCAATTTTTCCACCTGGGATTCCCTGGCGCCCGCAGCCCAGAGTGCGGCGTTGTATACTTCCATCAACCAGGTACTTTTTGGTGTAATGCCAAGGGCCGACTACCTGCTGCTTCACCGTGATGCCAGGTTGTCTGCCACGGACATCGCCACGCTGCGGGATTGGGTAAATACTTTTAAAGCACATCCCAAAAAGGACACCGGCCAGGTACCCGCCACCATCGCGGAACACGCGGCATCCGTGGCGGATGCGCCCAATGGTATTGCCTACCTCAAAGGCTGGGACCAATGGCAGGTAGTAAGCACCACAGACCGTTTTGACAATGGTACGCTGCGCGTGATCTATGGGAATGATATTGCGGTAAAAGCCATTCAACAGAAAAAGATCCACCCCTGGCCCGATGGTGCCGTATTTGCAAAAGCCGCGTGGTGGGCCGTGCGCGACAGCCTCGGGCGGGTACGCCCCGGTGATTTTTTCCAGGTGGAATTTATGATCAAGGATCAGCAAAAATATGCCCGGACAGAAGGCTGGGGCTGGGCACGGTGGAGAGGCCTGCAGCCCAAACCCTACGGCAAGAACGCCTTGTTCACCACGGAATGCACCACCTGCCACGCACCGTTGAAAAACAATGATTTTCTCTTCACCCAGCCCCTGGCCTTAAATGCACATTGA
- the uvrA gene encoding excinuclease ABC subunit UvrA: MADTTNAFSGFVRVRGAREHNLKQVDVDIPRDALVVFTGVSGSGKSSLAFGTLYAEAQRRYLESVSPYARRLFHQMAVPEVDEIDGLPPAVALQQQRGAPTTRSSVGSVTTLSNLLRMLYSRAGDYPKGAPIIYAEGFSPNTPEGACPHCHGLGRVYEVTEKSMVPDHTLTIRERAVAAWPTAWQGQNLRDILVTMGIDVDIPWKDLPKKTRDWILFTEETPTVPVYAGLTPEETRKALKRKAEPSYMGTFSGAKRYVMHTFANTQSALMKKRVSQFMISAACPVCDGKRLKQEALQVKFAGLDITELSRMPLEKMQDLLQSVLQGISPSGKAAKARDNVLHPEKALVVQRIVEDLQGRLQVLLDLGLGYLSLERSTPTLSPGELQRLRLATQVRSNLFGVVYVLDEPSAGLHPADTEALLRALDKLKASGNSLFVVEHELDVVRHADWIVDVGPAAGAEGGRVLYSGPPAGLATVADSQTRGFLFATGAFQTPPPRQPNGWLKLKGITRNNLHQLDVDFPLGVMTSVTGISGSGKSSLVSQVLVELVSASLGLQTSDEAATASLDEPAPLTLGGQIVAGMDRIKRLVQVDQQPIGRTPRSNLATYTGLFDHVRKRFAATKMAKARHYDAGRFSFNVAKGRCETCEGEGFVMVELLFLPSVYAPCPTCHGARYNAKTLEVTYHDKNIADVLGMTVDEAYDFFADEPPVHRALHILREVGLGYLRLGQPATELSGGEAQRIKLATELQRAGHGNTLYILDEPTTGLHPADVERLVVQLEGLVNNGNTVIVVEHDMRVIAASDWVIDVGPGAGEKGGKIVVAGTPAEVSNQPLSRTAKYLAKFLKG, encoded by the coding sequence ATGGCTGATACAACAAACGCTTTTTCCGGCTTCGTGCGCGTGCGTGGCGCCCGGGAACATAACCTGAAACAGGTAGACGTAGACATTCCCCGTGATGCCCTGGTAGTATTTACCGGTGTATCTGGCAGCGGCAAATCCTCGCTTGCATTCGGTACTTTGTATGCAGAGGCCCAGCGGCGCTACCTGGAATCGGTATCGCCTTACGCCCGCCGCTTATTCCACCAGATGGCTGTGCCGGAAGTGGATGAGATAGACGGCCTGCCACCTGCCGTGGCGCTCCAGCAGCAAAGGGGCGCGCCCACTACCCGCTCCAGCGTAGGCAGTGTTACCACCCTGAGTAACCTGCTGCGCATGCTTTACTCCCGCGCCGGTGACTATCCGAAAGGGGCGCCCATTATTTATGCGGAAGGTTTTTCGCCCAATACGCCGGAAGGCGCCTGCCCCCACTGCCATGGCCTGGGCCGCGTGTATGAGGTAACAGAAAAAAGCATGGTGCCGGACCATACGCTGACCATCCGCGAGCGTGCCGTAGCTGCCTGGCCTACCGCCTGGCAGGGACAGAACCTGCGCGATATCTTGGTGACCATGGGCATTGACGTGGATATTCCCTGGAAAGACCTGCCTAAGAAAACACGGGACTGGATCCTTTTCACAGAAGAAACACCCACCGTGCCGGTATATGCGGGCCTTACACCGGAAGAAACCCGCAAAGCCCTGAAACGCAAAGCCGAGCCCAGTTACATGGGTACCTTCAGCGGGGCCAAGCGCTACGTGATGCACACCTTTGCCAACACCCAGAGTGCGCTGATGAAAAAGCGGGTGTCCCAGTTCATGATCAGCGCTGCCTGCCCCGTGTGCGACGGGAAGCGCCTGAAGCAGGAGGCATTGCAGGTGAAATTTGCGGGGCTGGATATTACCGAACTATCCCGCATGCCCCTGGAAAAAATGCAGGACCTGCTGCAAAGCGTATTGCAGGGTATCAGCCCTTCGGGCAAGGCGGCTAAGGCCAGGGACAATGTCCTGCATCCTGAAAAAGCACTGGTGGTGCAGCGCATCGTGGAAGACCTGCAGGGCCGCCTGCAGGTGCTGCTGGACCTGGGGCTGGGTTATCTCTCACTGGAGCGCAGCACACCCACGCTTTCACCGGGTGAATTGCAGCGCCTGCGCCTGGCCACGCAGGTGCGTTCTAACTTATTTGGGGTCGTGTATGTACTGGACGAGCCTTCCGCAGGCCTGCATCCCGCGGACACGGAAGCATTGCTGCGCGCCCTGGATAAATTGAAAGCTTCCGGCAATTCTTTGTTCGTGGTGGAACATGAACTGGACGTGGTGCGGCATGCAGACTGGATTGTGGATGTGGGCCCTGCCGCAGGCGCGGAAGGCGGGCGGGTACTGTACAGCGGCCCTCCCGCGGGACTGGCCACCGTGGCGGATTCGCAGACGAGGGGCTTCCTGTTTGCCACCGGCGCTTTCCAAACACCGCCGCCCCGCCAGCCCAATGGCTGGTTAAAGCTGAAAGGCATTACCCGCAATAACCTGCACCAGCTGGATGTGGATTTTCCGCTGGGCGTCATGACCAGCGTAACGGGCATTTCCGGCTCTGGCAAATCCAGCCTGGTGAGCCAGGTGCTGGTAGAACTGGTAAGCGCTTCCCTGGGCCTTCAAACCAGTGACGAAGCAGCCACGGCCTCGCTGGATGAACCCGCCCCCTTGACCCTGGGTGGCCAGATCGTTGCTGGCATGGACCGTATCAAACGCCTGGTACAGGTAGACCAGCAACCCATTGGCCGCACGCCCCGTTCTAACCTGGCCACTTACACCGGTCTTTTTGATCATGTGCGGAAACGCTTTGCCGCCACCAAAATGGCCAAAGCCCGCCACTACGATGCCGGCCGCTTTTCTTTCAACGTGGCCAAAGGCCGCTGCGAAACCTGCGAAGGGGAAGGCTTTGTGATGGTGGAACTGCTCTTCCTGCCCAGCGTGTACGCGCCTTGCCCCACCTGCCATGGTGCGCGCTACAACGCCAAAACACTGGAAGTAACTTATCACGATAAAAACATTGCCGACGTGCTGGGCATGACAGTCGATGAAGCGTATGATTTCTTTGCAGACGAGCCTCCGGTGCACCGCGCCCTGCATATACTGCGGGAAGTAGGGCTGGGCTACCTGCGCCTGGGCCAGCCTGCCACCGAGCTTTCCGGCGGGGAAGCACAACGCATTAAACTGGCCACGGAATTGCAGCGCGCGGGCCACGGGAACACGTTGTATATCCTGGACGAGCCCACCACGGGCCTGCATCCAGCAGATGTGGAGCGCCTGGTAGTACAGCTGGAA